One genomic segment of Burkholderia pyrrocinia includes these proteins:
- a CDS encoding DUF6387 family protein yields the protein MEKKSELQLAQLPKSFQVEKYDECASFNAQDWYSNLMHRALRKSMASHGEYYANELKGGADRVLERPIFPRMKISEGDGFSKNVFKSQILDQTAYDYLTGEWILRIYDSGDSSYRDALTTMDEEVHGESNFGEKASKAYEKLDVPAWKMLTDLGFDISGEVLVSVDLYASEEKLIEDFRAWLRTTREKLGVPNIKRKFTEADFERWHQNKILGYLDLTFWAHINGYRLTNEMIGSALFPDEYSVSLSERVRKVVAPLALSASSSAYIEALLSQALNEAE from the coding sequence ATGGAAAAGAAATCCGAACTGCAATTGGCTCAATTGCCTAAATCGTTCCAGGTGGAAAAATACGATGAGTGCGCGAGTTTTAATGCGCAAGATTGGTACAGCAATCTTATGCATCGAGCGTTGCGCAAAAGCATGGCTTCGCATGGAGAATACTATGCCAATGAGTTGAAGGGAGGGGCCGATCGCGTGTTGGAGAGGCCAATTTTTCCTCGGATGAAAATTTCGGAAGGTGATGGGTTTTCGAAGAATGTATTTAAATCTCAGATTCTAGATCAGACCGCATACGATTACCTTACAGGTGAATGGATTTTAAGAATATATGATAGCGGGGATTCATCGTATCGAGATGCATTGACAACTATGGATGAAGAAGTTCATGGTGAATCTAATTTTGGTGAGAAAGCAAGTAAAGCATATGAAAAGCTGGACGTCCCCGCGTGGAAAATGCTCACAGATCTAGGCTTTGATATATCTGGTGAGGTTCTGGTTAGCGTTGATTTGTACGCTTCTGAAGAAAAGTTGATTGAAGATTTTAGAGCGTGGCTTCGTACTACCCGAGAGAAGCTCGGTGTTCCGAATATAAAGAGAAAGTTTACTGAGGCTGATTTTGAGCGGTGGCATCAAAATAAGATATTAGGCTATCTGGATCTGACGTTTTGGGCTCATATTAATGGTTATAGATTGACAAATGAGATGATCGGCTCGGCGTTATTCCCAGACGAGTACAGCGTCAGCCTGTCAGAGCGGGTGCGTAAGGTTGTGGCGCCACTTGCGCTTTCTGCATCTAGTTCAGCGTACATCGAAGCATTGCTGTCTCAAGCGCTGAACGAAGCGGAATGA
- a CDS encoding transcriptional regulator: MKKTAAPAESGKPTEPILPRVGLSKWAQIAPFIPMCRESWRKLGLAGKAPQPIRMSRTHSCYSNAEVHRWLADPLSYVVAPQEDREAA, translated from the coding sequence GTGAAGAAGACAGCAGCGCCAGCCGAATCAGGCAAGCCGACCGAGCCGATCCTTCCGCGGGTCGGCCTCTCCAAGTGGGCGCAGATCGCGCCCTTTATTCCGATGTGCCGCGAGTCGTGGCGGAAGCTTGGGCTCGCCGGTAAGGCACCCCAGCCGATCCGGATGAGCCGCACGCACTCCTGCTACAGCAACGCCGAAGTACATCGCTGGCTGGCGGATCCGCTCAGCTACGTCGTGGCGCCGCAGGAAGATCGGGAGGCGGCGTGA
- a CDS encoding toprim domain-containing protein produces MNARELAELLAENAQTIAEYLLPNGRKSGKEWKTGSTAGEKGQSLSVCLGGAKRGVWKDFASGEAGDLLDLWCACRSLSVADAMREAKQFLGVRDDMPKRLAPTYQRPARPKATRPTSLLDEWFNGRRITPETVKAFQIAEQTNGPKTHIVFPYLRGGELINAKYRNIADKKDMRQEAGAEPCLFGWNLIDPGVRVIAIAEGEIDAMTLHQVGIPALSVNAGAGNHQWIDSDWERLERFSEILLCFDNDEAGRKGAHEVANRLGIERCRVVFFGESNDANDYLLAGATPEDFRRCCDQASGFDPDELKSIERFWSNVKSMFYPAYEDENWPYLSFCGRNELWFEFRPGEVTVWTGINGHGKSLLLGQVLIGLMCQGERSCVFSGEMKPEMQGKRIAKQLGGLDRPSPDYLDHMGTWLRDRMWVFDLVGVAAIERLVTVFTYGFKRYGIRHFVIDSLMMTDVPEDGHGAMTAQKEAMRMLANFARQYNVHVHLVAHPRKGQDERRSPGKMDVGGSGKITDAADNVFSVWSAQKDQDDQSVDEPDAFLTLLKARNGETQRRSLALFFNRDCMQFGPSESRRPFVYLPFSQAGTTEVA; encoded by the coding sequence ATGAACGCGCGCGAACTCGCCGAGCTGCTGGCGGAGAACGCGCAAACGATCGCCGAGTACCTGCTGCCGAACGGCCGCAAGTCGGGCAAGGAATGGAAAACCGGTAGCACGGCCGGCGAGAAAGGCCAGAGCCTGTCGGTATGCCTTGGCGGCGCGAAGCGGGGCGTATGGAAGGATTTCGCCAGTGGCGAGGCAGGCGATCTGCTCGATCTCTGGTGCGCGTGCCGGTCGCTGTCCGTAGCAGACGCAATGCGCGAGGCAAAGCAGTTCCTCGGCGTGCGGGACGACATGCCGAAGCGGCTGGCTCCGACGTACCAACGTCCGGCACGGCCAAAGGCGACGAGGCCGACGAGCCTGCTGGACGAATGGTTCAACGGCCGCAGGATCACGCCTGAAACCGTAAAGGCGTTTCAGATCGCCGAGCAGACCAACGGGCCGAAGACGCACATCGTCTTCCCGTACCTCCGCGGCGGCGAACTGATCAACGCCAAGTACCGGAACATCGCGGACAAGAAGGACATGCGGCAGGAGGCCGGCGCCGAGCCGTGCCTGTTCGGCTGGAACCTGATCGACCCCGGCGTGCGCGTGATCGCGATCGCAGAAGGGGAGATCGACGCCATGACGCTGCACCAGGTCGGGATTCCCGCGCTGTCCGTGAACGCCGGTGCCGGCAATCACCAGTGGATCGACAGCGATTGGGAGCGCCTGGAGCGTTTCAGCGAAATCCTGCTCTGCTTCGACAACGACGAGGCCGGCCGCAAAGGGGCGCACGAGGTCGCGAACCGCCTCGGTATCGAGCGCTGCCGTGTCGTGTTCTTCGGCGAGTCGAATGACGCGAACGACTACCTGCTTGCCGGCGCTACGCCTGAAGATTTCCGCCGCTGCTGCGATCAGGCGTCGGGCTTCGATCCGGACGAGCTCAAGTCGATCGAGCGCTTCTGGTCGAACGTCAAGTCGATGTTCTATCCGGCGTACGAGGACGAGAACTGGCCTTATCTATCGTTCTGCGGTCGCAACGAACTCTGGTTCGAGTTCCGTCCCGGCGAGGTGACGGTCTGGACGGGTATCAACGGCCATGGCAAGTCATTGCTGCTCGGGCAGGTGCTGATCGGCTTGATGTGCCAGGGGGAGCGCTCGTGTGTGTTCTCTGGCGAGATGAAGCCGGAGATGCAGGGCAAGCGGATCGCAAAGCAACTGGGGGGCCTGGATCGACCGTCACCCGATTACCTCGATCATATGGGGACGTGGCTGCGCGACCGGATGTGGGTGTTCGATCTCGTTGGGGTCGCGGCAATCGAGCGTTTGGTGACGGTCTTCACGTACGGGTTCAAGCGCTACGGGATCCGCCACTTCGTGATCGACAGCCTGATGATGACCGATGTCCCGGAGGACGGTCACGGTGCGATGACGGCGCAGAAGGAGGCTATGCGGATGCTCGCCAACTTCGCGCGCCAATACAACGTCCACGTGCACCTGGTCGCTCACCCGCGCAAGGGGCAGGACGAAAGGCGTAGTCCCGGGAAGATGGATGTCGGCGGCAGCGGAAAGATCACGGATGCCGCGGACAACGTGTTTTCGGTGTGGTCGGCGCAGAAGGATCAGGATGACCAAAGTGTCGACGAACCGGACGCATTCCTCACGCTTCTGAAGGCACGAAACGGAGAAACGCAGCGCCGGTCGCTCGCGCTGTTCTTCAACCGCGACTGCATGCAGTTCGGGCCGAGCGAGAGTCGCCGGCCGTTCGTGTACCTGCCGTTCAGTCAGGCCGGGACGACGGAGGTCGCGTGA